Proteins from a single region of Ziziphus jujuba cultivar Dongzao chromosome 1, ASM3175591v1:
- the LOC107430786 gene encoding external alternative NAD(P)H-ubiquinone oxidoreductase B2, mitochondrial — MRGFSVFDRVSRAFHDHPTLSKALLVVTVSGGGLLAYADANSSNGAQIINSSEADTKKKKVVVLGTGWAGTTFLRNLKSPSYEVQVVSPRNYFAFTPLLPSVTCGTVEGRSIVEPIRNIVRKKKVDVQFCEAECIKIDAENKKVYCRSSVNNNLNGKEEFIVDYDYLIISVGANVNTFNTPGVMENCHFLKEVEDAQKIRRTVIDCFEKASLPTTSDEEKKRILHFAVVGGGPTGVEFAAELHDFVNEDLVKLYPGLKDLVKITLLEAGDHILNMFDKRITAFAEEKFRRGGIDLKTGSMVVKVSDKEISTKELKNGGEISTIPYGMVLWSTGIGTRPVIKDFMKQIGQANRRALATDEWLRVEGCDNIYALGDCATINQRKVMEDISAIFSKADKDNSGTLTVKEFQEVIDDICERYPQVELYLKNKQMRNIVDLLKVPKGEVAKESLELNIEEFKSALSQVDSQMKNLPATAQVAAQQGVYLARCFNRMEECEQNPEGPLRFRGQGRHRFRPFRYKHLGQFAPLGGEETAAQLPGDWVSIGHSSQWLWYSVYASKQVSWRNRALVITDWARRFIFGRDSSQI; from the exons ATGAGAGGTTTTAGTGTATTTGACAGAGTTTCTAGAGCTTTCCATGACCATCCTACGCTTTCTAAGGCGCTCTTGGTTGTCACCGTGAG TGGTGGGGGACTTCTGGCTTACGCTGATGCAAACTCAAGCAACGGTGCGCAAATCATAAATTCGTCTGAGGCGGATACTAAGAAAAAGAAGGTGGTCGTGCTTGGGACCGGTTGGGCCGGAACAACTTTTTTGAGGAACTTGAAAAGTCCTTCCTATGAGGTTCAGGTTGTGTCACCTCGCAATTATTTTGCGTTCACTCCATTGTTACCAAGTGTTACATGTGGTACAGTGGAAGGTCGCAGCATTGTTGAACCCATTCGCAATATTGTTAGAAAG AAAAAAGTGGATGTTCAATTCTGTGAAGCTGAGTGTATCAAAATTGACGCTGAAAACAAGAAAGTCTACTGTCGATCTAgtgtaaataataatttgaatggGAAAGAAGAATTTATTGTGGACTATGACTACCTTATAATATCTGTTGGAGCCAATGTTAACACGTTCAACACTCCTGGTGTGATGGAGAATTGCCACTTCTTGAAG GAAGTAGAAGATGCTCAAAAGATTCGAAGAACTGTTATTGATTGCTTTGAAAAAGCAAGCCTGCCAACCACTAGTGatgaagagaagaaaagaattcTTCATTTTGCTGTTGTTGGTGGTGGCCCAACTGGCGTGGAGTTTGCTGCAGAACTTCATGATTTTGTCAATGAGGATTTAGTCAAATTATACCCTGGGTTAAAAGATCTAGTTAAAATTACACTTCTGGAAGCAGGGGATCATATTCTGAACAT GTTTGACAAAAGAATCACAGCTTTTGCTGAAGAAAAATTTCGAAGAGGGGGTATTGATTTGAAAACAGGATCCATGGTTGTCAAAGTATCTGACAAggaaatttctacaaaagaattgaaaaatgGGGGGGAGATTTCTACCATACCTTATGGAATGGTTCTCTGGTCTACTGGTATAGGTACTCGCCCTGTTATAAAAGATTTTATGAAGCAAATTGGCCAG GCTAATAGGCGGGCTTTAGCAACTGATGAATGGCTGCGAGTTGAGGGATGTGATAACATATATGCGCTTGGTGATTGTGCAACAATAAATCAGCGTAAAGTCATG GAAGATATTTCAGCAATATTCAGTAAGGCAGACAAGGACAATTCAGGAACACTTACTGTTAAGGAATTTCAAGAAGTTATTGATGACATCTGTGAAAGATATCCCCAAGTGGAGCTTTATTTGAAGAATAAGCAGATGCGCAATATTGTTGATCTTTTGAAGGTACCCAAAGGTGAAGTAGCAAAAGAATCCCTAGAATTGAATATAGAAGAATTTAAATCAGCTCTTTCCCAAGTGGATTCTCAGATGAAAAATCTTCCTGCTACAGCTCAG GTTGCAGCTCAACAAGGTGTCTACCTTGCTAGGTGTTTTAACCGCATGGAAGAGTGTGAACAGAACCCAGAGGGTCCTCTCAGGTTCAGAGGGCAAGGTCGGCATCGGTTTCGTCCCTTTAG GTACAAACATCTTGGACAATTCGCTCCATTAGGAGGAGAAGAAACTGCGGCTCAACtccctggagattgggtgtccATCGGCCACAGCTCCCAGTGGCTTTGGTATTCTGTATATGCAAG CAAACAAGTAAGCTGGCGCAACAGGGCACTTGTAATAACAGACTGGGCAAGGCGTTTCATATTTGGGAGGGATTCAAGTCAAATCTGA